The genomic window AGGCACGTCCCCCCAGCCTGCGGGACGTGCTGCAGTCACAGGGAATATGGACCAGCCTTGGCTACCGCACAGGGGACTGGGGATGCTCTAACGTTTCCTGGGGTCCCCTCCCTTAAACCGGTGCCACCCACCCATCCACAGAGACCAGAGCATCGTGCACCAGCTCTGCTCGGATGGGACTAGCCGTCTCTGGCTCCGGGCACAGCACAGTGCCAGCTCCCCTCCTCCCATCCCACTGAGCCCAGGTGGACTCACAAACACCAGCACGTTGAAGACGAACATCAGGTACTTCACGCAGCTCAAGACACCCATGGGGTTGCTGGGGGGATGAGATGGTCACGTCTCTGGAGACACGGCAGCACGGCAGTGGTGCTTGTGCCTGCGGAAGGGAGAGCAGAGCCCTGGCCCGCAGCCAGTCCCAACGCTTATCCTGCACCCCAGTTCCGATGGGAGGTGGGACCTCCCTTGCCACCATGAGGGGACAGATGGGGACAGGCACTGGGAAAGGACTGGGAGGAATCTGGCTCCTTGCAAACTTCCTCCACacttcccagctctgcccaaGCACCCGCCAGATCTCCTTTTCCAGCCCTGGCTGCTTGCATGGGGCAGAGATAGCTAAGGGGACGTGGGGAGCtggtcagcagcagctccatgcGTGGGAAGGTGCTGCACCCTTCCTGGGAGCCCCAGTGCAGCCTGTGCCTTGTGTGGCTGCTGAGAGCCCCCAAATCCTCGCTTGAGATTTTAGGGAGCAGACAGGGCTGAGTCGCAGCATCCCCACGAAGGGGCTGAGCCCTGTAGGACCCCCGGCTTTCCCAGGGATGAGGCACAGCCCCACAGAAATCCACATCCCCAGAGCATCTCCCCTGCCCTACAGCATGGTCCATCTGTCTACCCTCACCCTGCTGCTCCCCAAAACGGTTCGAACCCTAAAGCACCTCCAGACCCCACCATCACTCACCCAACGGCGGCAACGGGTGACCCAGATGCCTCCAACCTGCTCTGGGACTGACTGTGCCAATTCGGCACTAGAAAGGTTGGAAaaatccccccctccccctgcctgGCTGAGCAGCCCCCCGAGAAACCCCCTCCGCCACAGCGCCATGAATGATTGATGGGGAACAGGATCCGCCATTGTGCGGGGAGGCAGATGTAGGGCACGAGGGGAGCCCGGCCCTGGGCTGTCGTTGGCAGAGGTAATTAAATCTGGCCCTCCACGAGCGTGGAAAGATGATCCGGCCACGGCAGGAGCCCTCGGCCTGCAATTATTGCCAGGGACGGCCGGCCTGCGCGGTGTTTTCGCAGCCCGGACGCCCCCTCGGCAGCCGGCAGGTGCCCCCCACCCTCCTGGGGGGGGTCCCATCAATATTTAGCGGGTGCCAGTTCCGCTCAGAGCTGCCGTCTGCCATCTTGCGAGGCTGCCGCCAGGCCCCAGCCGCCGAGTGGCCCCGGTGGTCTCCGTGGGGGCCGCGTTGCCACGGTAACGAGGCACGTTGTCATGGTAACGCAGGCCTCGCGGCAGCACTAGGCCCAGCCTTCGTGCCCCGTGTCTGTCCGCCCCCCTGTTCCCGCTCCTCGGTCAGGCCGCGGAGCGGGGACCCCGCCtggcgcccggccccgcgtcCCCGCATCGCCGCCGCCATCACGGGATGCCCCGAGCTGGCGCCCGGGCCCCTCTCGCTCCCCTTCCCCGCCCGCAGGGGGCGATGACGCGCGCCGCCAGcgagccgcgccgccgggctAGAGCGCCTCCCCCGCGGCGCTCCCCCGCGGCTCGTCCAATcaccgcggccggcggggcggggggatagagagaaggggagagacGGCGGCCGTGGCCAATCAGAACACGAGCTTGCGTaccgcccccgccccgcccccggaGGAGTCCACCTCCGCGGGGCGGGACCTCGCGGGCCGGAAGTGGTTCGTTCCCTCAGCGTCGCTtccggtgccgccgccgccgccgcccctgcgCGGGATGTAGCGGCCGGTGAGTGCGCGCCCGGAGGGGGGAAgcggggaggcgccgccggcaccggcaccgcgaCCCCCTCGGGGCTTTGAGCGGGGCGTCCGGGCCCGCCCGCTACCCTGCCGCGGCTCCGCATGTCGTCCTggctgcggcggcggccccggacCAAGCGCGAGGCTCGGCCCGGCCTGGCGGGGAGGTCGGTGCCTCCGCCGGGAGCACCGAGGCGGGTTCGGGTACGGGTGGGGGTCCCGGTCCCTGCCCGTTGCGGACGGTTTGTCAGCGGGCCTGTGCCCGGTAACGCGAggggggggctgccggggccggtGGCGGTGACTCTGTTCTTCCTCCCTCGCCAGCGCGGCGGCACACGGACGCGGAGGGGACCTGCACCGGCAGCCGCGGCGTCGCCCCAGCCCTCGACCACCAGGACCACCTGCCACCCCGATGGCGTCCCGCAaagctgccgccgccgggcagggCAACGGGCTGGCTGCCGCCAGCCGGGAGCGAGCCCACCTGGAGCTGGCCGAGCTGGGGCcgctgctggaggagaagggggaCCAGGGAGCCGCCGGCTCGGCCGGTGTAAGCCCTGAGCCCTCGCGCGCCCCGTGTCTCCTAACCCATCCCGCTCTGCCAGCGTTTCACCCCATTGATCAGCCCAAAGCTGGCAGGTGATGGGCAGCCTTAGCGGGACGTGCACTGGAGTCGCAGCCAGATCCGCTCCTCCCTGCTCAGACTCTTCAACGCTGTCCTTGAGGATTAACCTAGAAATTTGCTCCTTATCCCATTAGCAGCTTGAAGGATGCAAGCTGGAAATGTAGCGTATTTTCCCAAGCCCTGAATCTAGTAGTTGCTTTGAGTCAGTGCAAAGAGGCTGTGAGGTACTTTTTTACCCAAAAGCTGACAAGttgcctgtgctgtgctctAAGCTGTCCAGGAATCTGGCCCGGAAACTTCTCTTATTGTGCAGACATAAACCTTGTGCAGAGATGTCAGCCAAGATGTGCTGTCTTTGCATGCCAGCACAGTTTCTTGGAGTGAATGGGGTGTTCTTAGTCCTTCAGCTGTTTTGTGGCTTTTAGGGCTAGAAATCACCTTCTCAAACCTGCTaatggaaaaggaggaaagaggaaatttgAGACTGGGCAGGCAGATTGCTCCCAGCACTTGTGGGAGAGCACTGGGAAAGATGATTGCCCAAACAGTTGGATTTCCTGGGCTGGTGAGCCTGGCTGGGCCAAGTGGCTGTTTCAGCTTGCAGGCATGGTTGTAAGGATGAAAATCCTTCCATGTAATCCTGCCTTTAAACAAGAATAAATCTGGGATTAGCCTGCCTGAGATGGTTAAGACAGTAACATGTTGCATAAGCAGTGGTGACCAGTGAGTCCTGTCCGTCTTCCTCGGGGGGGGTGAAGCCCCTAAAGGTGCTCTTAGAAAAGACTCACCTCCAGTGAGCTGGAATTGTTCCGTCCTGGGTTTTATCCCTCTAGGCTGAAGACCCGCCATGCCCAGCGACCcgtgaggaagaggaggaggtggtCCGTGTGCTGACTCTGCCCCTGCAGGCTCACCACGCAATGGAGAAGATGGAAGAGTTTGTGTATAAGGTACAGGAGTTTGTAGTGATTCTCCCTCACCCCCCGACCCTGGTTTGGGAGAATGAGAGGAGCCCGAATGCCCCAGGGTGGGGACTGGGCTGCGTCGCTCTGCCTGGCCCCGGGCAAGGTGAGCACCACGCTGCCGCGCGGCTCTGCCTGCAATCTGCTCCGGCTTCGCTCGCCGCCTGGGCCTGCTCCCAGCAACGTCTCTGGGGAGCGATGTGGGAAGCAGATGGCAGCAGCTGGGAAGCGCCGGCGTTCCTGATCAGCACCTGGAGGTTGTGCCTAGCCCCCTCAGACAAACACTAACCTCTGGAGTGGTTTGGAGAGCCTCTGTGTGTGTCCAGGCAGGGAAGGGGAGCTCGGAGCACTGCTGCTGGTTTTGCCTGgtgcctctgctctgccccactgcGCCCCATTTTGGGTGACCAGTGCCATAATGCTGAGGTCCAGGACAGTTCTATCAGCAAGCTGAGATCCCTTTTCCTTGACCAAACTTAAAGGGAACTCCTCACTGCAGAGAACAGAGAGATTGCTTATGGTGCTGATGGGTCAAATGAGAGGGTGCAGATCATCTCCAACTCCCCAGGGTGGGATGTGGCAAGTTCTCTGCAGGATGTAGGTGGTTTAAAGGGTCCACAGGGTGCCTGATGTTGTAAAAGTTGAACTTCCTCTTCTGGGGGAGAATTACAGGGGCCTTTTCAGCCTCGTTTGTAAGGAAGAGTCTTGGTGGTTTTGTTCTGTGTGAGACTCTAAGCTCCCTGGGGCGAGTAAACCTGAGTCTCTGGGCTGCCTTGATTCTTTGGCAAGTGCCAGCCCTAGGGGCCACCAGCACGGGTTGGTGTGTTGCAGGTGTGGGAAGGGCGCTGGCGTGTGATCCCCTACGACGTGCTGCCTGACTGGCTGAAGGATAACGATTACCTCCTGCACGGACACAGACCTCCGATGCCGTCCTTCCGAGCCTGCTTCAAGAGCATCTTCCGAATACACACCGAGACGGGAAACATCTGGACGCACTTGCTAGGTACCTGCGGTGGGGTCAgtagctgtggggctgggccgTGCTTCTATGGGGTTGAAGATGTGCTTTGCCCTGGATGCACGCAGCGTAGGGAGGCCTTTCGTGGCTGGGTTTGTTTCTAGGCTGGCCTGCTTAAGAACTAGGACTTGCTGGGTCCTCTGGTCTGTCCCCTTGCTACCTCCAAATGAGCCTGCTGGCAGAGGAGGGGACGCTGCTCGTGGTGGCTTTGCTCGTGGGttcctgggctgctgctggacCGGGACAGCAGCTGTATCGCTCCACGCTTCACTCCTGATGGAGGTTGGAGCTGACGAAGCAAAACCCATGTGGCTGTGAAGCACCTAGTCTTAGTGGGGTTGGTGTGTTGCACCAGAGAGAAGGAATTTCTGCTTTACCCAGGGTCCTAAACCCCTGCCTTAAGGCCTTCTTGGCTGCTGTTTTAGGCCTCCTGGGGCCTCCCTTTCAGCATCGTTTGTGGCCACCTGGTTGTGCTCTCACAAGCAGCTCAGTCACAAGATGCCTGAGAGTGAGAACCCCAAGCCCCATCTTGCGCAAGGACTGTATTTAAATAAGTCGTGACAGACTCGGATTAGATCCTTTCAGGGCCAATTCCGCTTCCTCTGAATCAGCTTGGATCCAGCTTCACCTTTTCTCAGCACCATCAGAAAAGCAGTTTGATTCCTTGTGGATGTGGTTGCTCTAAGCCCCTGGGGCTTTGGGTGAAGGGACTggaggggagaagagggcaCTTCCTCACAGCAACATTGCAGGGCCCAAGGTCTGAGCTTGGTGACGTTTTGTGGCTTTGCCCATGCTCCACAAGAACTAACGGCCGGTTTGGGTAGGATCAGGAACTGCTGGTGCCTGACAGGGCATGAGAGGGACCTAGTCAGGCATGTGCTTTCCTGGCTCTCTGTGGAGAGCCCCAGCCTGGGCTGAGGACTCAGAGGACCCCTCTCAGAGGGACAGCACAGAGACCCAAGGCTTTAAGGGCTGGCTGGGGCAAGACCAGGCTGTGCTGCTCGGTAGATCTGCCAGCACGCGTCAGGCAAGCTGCTTCTACtctagggaaggaaaaatagatgTTAGGTGTGACAGAATCTCTCATAACACTTTCCTCTGAAACTCAGGAATGAGCTAACAGCCCTTAAAATAACCCTGAGCCTAACCATACCTTTGACCCTGCCATCTCACAAGGTTCCCCTTGCCTTGGCTTGTCCGCAGTAACCATTGCCCCTGCTAACATGCCTGCTCCGGgccagccctgtgctgggaCAAGCCTGCGGAGCTGTTTCTCGTGTGTGCATGGGCAGGAGACTCACCCCATCTATTGCATATCACCCACCCCGCCTTGCTGCCAGCGCTCTCGGTTCGCTCTGCTTATCTTTCGGGGGTCGATTCATCTGTCACGTGCTCAGCGTTGGTGCTGGATGGAGGGCGTTGGGCCACCTCCGTTCTGCCTCATCTAACTGCCGGCTTTGTGTGTTGTCTGCAGGTTTTGTGTTGTTCCTCTGCCTGGGGATCCTGACCATGCTGCGGCCCAACATGTATTTCATGGCTCCTCTCCAGGAGAAGGTGGTGTTTGGGATGTTCTTCCTCGGAGCAGTGCTGTGCCTCAGCTTCTCCTGGCTTTTCCACACTGTCTACTGTCACTCAGAAAAGGTCTCGCGGACTTTTTCAAAGTGAGTCAGCCAAAGTGCGGTTGAGTGGTCTCGTGGGCAGTTTTGATTTCTCGCAGcattt from Rhea pennata isolate bPtePen1 chromosome 25, bPtePen1.pri, whole genome shotgun sequence includes these protein-coding regions:
- the ADIPOR1 gene encoding adiponectin receptor protein 1; amino-acid sequence: MASRKAAAAGQGNGLAAASRERAHLELAELGPLLEEKGDQGAAGSAGAEDPPCPATREEEEEVVRVLTLPLQAHHAMEKMEEFVYKVWEGRWRVIPYDVLPDWLKDNDYLLHGHRPPMPSFRACFKSIFRIHTETGNIWTHLLGFVLFLCLGILTMLRPNMYFMAPLQEKVVFGMFFLGAVLCLSFSWLFHTVYCHSEKVSRTFSKLDYSGIALLIMGSFVPWLYYSFYCSPQPRLIYLSIVCVLGISAIIVAQWDRFATPKHRQTRAGVFLGLGLSGVVPTMHFTIAEGFVKATTVGQMGWFFLMAVMYITGAGLYAARIPERFFPGKFDIWFQSHQIFHVLVVAAAFVHFYGVSNLQEFRYGLEGGCTDDSLL